One region of Strigops habroptila isolate Jane chromosome 11, bStrHab1.2.pri, whole genome shotgun sequence genomic DNA includes:
- the TPCN1 gene encoding two pore calcium channel protein 1 isoform X1 — protein sequence MAVSMDDDVPLILTLDDSGSSTSAPLDAMDREELPNENGGSYDVIHDASSPAAGDCCAQQSSARHNWEMNYQEAAIYLQEGENNDKFFTHPKNAKALAAYLFAHNHLFYLMELSTALLLLLLSLCEAPAVPMLRLGIFVHATLELFALIVVVFELSMKMRWLGFQTFIRHKRTMVKTCVLFVQFIEAIVVLVRQTSHVRITRALRCIFLVDCRYCGAVRRNLRQIFQSLPPFIDILLLLLFFMVIFAILGFYLFSPNHSDPYFNTLENSLVNLFVLLTTSNFPDVMMPSYARNPWSCVFFIVYLSIELYFIMNLLLAVVFDTFNDIEKRKFKSLLLHKRTAIQHAYRLLITKQRPSGISFKHFEGLLRFYKPRMCARERYLTFKALNQSNTPLVSLKDFYNFYEVVGLKWKAKRNREHWFDDLPRTAFLIFKGINILVKSRAFQYTMYTVVAVNGVWILVETFMLQGGNFFSRNVPWSYIVFLTIYGVELLLKTTGLGPVEYLSSGWNLFDFSVTLFAFLGLMALAFNMEPFYFIVVLRPLQLLRLFKLKKRYRNVLDTMFELFPRMASLGLTLLIFYYCFAIVGMEFFAGVVYPNCCNTSTVADAYRWVNHTVGNKTVVEEGYYYLNNFDNILNSFVTLFELTVVNDWYIIMEGVTSQTTHWSRLYFMIFYIVTMVVMTIIVAFILDAFVFRMNYTRKNQDSEEDNGIVLEKEISKEEVIGIIELYKRISAATETAQLQKIVLQMDKYGQMSAVFLGRRSRTKSDLSMKMYEEEIQEWYEEHSRKEETQTPLQEPASASNSSLKPVSLRQRSQTVI from the exons gaaggagaaaataatgatAAGTTCTTCACTCACCCCAAAAATGCCAAAGCACTTGCTGCCTACCTCTTTGCACACAATCACCTTTTCTACCTAATGGAgctgagcacagcactgctgctcctgttgCTGTCTCTCTGCGAAGCACCGGCTGTTCCCATGCTCCGTCTTGGCATCTTT GTCCACGCAACCCTGGAGCTGTTCGCGTTAATTGTGGTGGTCTTTGAACTCTCCATGAAGATGAGGTGGCTGGGCTTCCAAACCTTTATCAGGCACAAAAGGACTATGGTAAAG ACTTGTGTGCTGTTTGTACAGTTCATCGAGGCCATCGTGGTGCTGGTGCGCCAAACCTCGCACGTGCGCATAACGAGAGCTCTGCGCTGCATCTTCCTGGTGGACTGCCGCTACTGTGGGGCTGTCAGAAG AAATCTGCGACAGATCTTCCAGTCCCTCCCACCATTTATTGACattcttctcctcctgcttttcttcatggTGATTTTTGCCATCCTGG gtttttacttgttttctccTAACCACTCGGATCCG tacttCAATACCCTAGAGAACAGCCTTGTGAATCTCTTCGTGCTTTTGACCACTTCAAA TTTCCCTGATGTGATGATGCCATCTTACGCCCGGAACCCCTGGTCCTGTGTCTTCTTCATAGTGTATCTCTCCATTGAGCTCTACTTCATCATGAACTTG cttcttgcTGTTGTGTTTGACACCTTCAATGACATCGAGAAGAGGAAGTTCAAGTCCTTGCTGCTGCACAAGCGCACGGCCATCCAGCACGCGTACCGCTTGCTGATCACCAAGCAG AGGCCGTCTGGAATTTCCTTCAAGCACTTTGAAGGGCTGTTGCGGTTTTACAAGCCTCGGATGTGTGCCAGAGAGCGCTATCTCACTTTCAAAGCACTGAATCAAAGCAATACTCCTTTAGTCAG tctGAAGGATTTTTACAATTTCTATGAAGTTGTTGGCTTAAAATGGAAG GCAAAACGAAATCGGGAGCACTGGTTTGATGACCTTCCAAGGACAgcattccttatttttaaag GCATCAACATCCTTGTGAAGTCCCGTGCGTTCCAATACACTATGT ataCTGTAGTGGCTGTGAATGGAGTTTGGATTCTTGTTGAAACCTTCATGCTGCAAG GAGGGAATTTCTTCTCCAGAAACGTCCCATGGAGCTACATAGTCTTCCTCACAA TCTATGGCGTGGAGCTGCTCCTGAAGACCACTGGGCTGGGGCCTGTTGAGTACCTGTCCTCAGGTTGGAATCT ctttGACTTCTCAGTCACCCTGTTTGCATTTTTGGGGCTCATGGCACTGGCGTTTAACATGGAACCCTTCTACTTCATTGTGGTCTTGCGACCCCTTCAGCTGCTGAG GctatttaaactgaagaaacGCTACAGAAATGTGCTGGACACTATGTTTGAGTTGTTCCCCCGGATGGCCAG CCTGGGTTTAACCCTGCTGATCTTCTACTACTGCTTTGCCATTGTTGGCATGGAGTTCTTTGCTGGCGTGGTCTACCCAAACTGCTGCAA CACAAGCACAGTTGCAGATGCCTACCGCTGGGTGAATCATACGGTTGGCAACAAGACGGTTGTGGAGGAAGGTTATTACTATCTCAACAACTTCGACAACATTTTGAACAGCTTTG TGACGCTGTTTGAGCTGACGGTCGTCAACGACTGGTACATCATCATG GAAGGGGTGACATCCCAAACCACTCACTGGAGCCGTCTTTACTTCATGATCTTCTATATTGTGACCATG GTGGTGATGACCATCATCGTGGCTTTTATTCTGGATGCTTTTGTCTTCCGCATGAACTACACTCGGAAGAACCAGGATTCAGAAG AAGACAACGGCAttgtgctggagaaggagaTCTCCAAGGAGGAAGTGATTGGCATCATCGAGCTGTACAAGCGGATTTCAGCTGCCACGGaaacagctcagctgcagaagaTCGTTTTGCAGATGGACAAATACGGG CAAATGTCAGCAGTGTTTCTGGGACGCAGATCAAGGACCAAGAGTGATTTGAGTATGAAGATGTATGAGGAGGAGATCCAG GAATGGTATGAGGAGCATTCCAGAAAAGAGGAAACTCAGACACCATTGCAAGAGCCTGCATCTGCTTCCAACAGCTCTCTGAAGCCTGTGAGCCTCCGACAACGATCCCAGACTGTCATTTAG
- the TPCN1 gene encoding two pore calcium channel protein 1 isoform X2 gives MQWREQPAIYFEDYGSPVERSSYLIELHTNDGGSYDVIHDASSPAAGDCCAQQSSARHNWEMNYQEAAIYLQEGENNDKFFTHPKNAKALAAYLFAHNHLFYLMELSTALLLLLLSLCEAPAVPMLRLGIFVHATLELFALIVVVFELSMKMRWLGFQTFIRHKRTMVKTCVLFVQFIEAIVVLVRQTSHVRITRALRCIFLVDCRYCGAVRRNLRQIFQSLPPFIDILLLLLFFMVIFAILGFYLFSPNHSDPYFNTLENSLVNLFVLLTTSNFPDVMMPSYARNPWSCVFFIVYLSIELYFIMNLLLAVVFDTFNDIEKRKFKSLLLHKRTAIQHAYRLLITKQRPSGISFKHFEGLLRFYKPRMCARERYLTFKALNQSNTPLVSLKDFYNFYEVVGLKWKAKRNREHWFDDLPRTAFLIFKGINILVKSRAFQYTMYTVVAVNGVWILVETFMLQGGNFFSRNVPWSYIVFLTIYGVELLLKTTGLGPVEYLSSGWNLFDFSVTLFAFLGLMALAFNMEPFYFIVVLRPLQLLRLFKLKKRYRNVLDTMFELFPRMASLGLTLLIFYYCFAIVGMEFFAGVVYPNCCNTSTVADAYRWVNHTVGNKTVVEEGYYYLNNFDNILNSFVTLFELTVVNDWYIIMEGVTSQTTHWSRLYFMIFYIVTMVVMTIIVAFILDAFVFRMNYTRKNQDSEEDNGIVLEKEISKEEVIGIIELYKRISAATETAQLQKIVLQMDKYGQMSAVFLGRRSRTKSDLSMKMYEEEIQEWYEEHSRKEETQTPLQEPASASNSSLKPVSLRQRSQTVI, from the exons gaaggagaaaataatgatAAGTTCTTCACTCACCCCAAAAATGCCAAAGCACTTGCTGCCTACCTCTTTGCACACAATCACCTTTTCTACCTAATGGAgctgagcacagcactgctgctcctgttgCTGTCTCTCTGCGAAGCACCGGCTGTTCCCATGCTCCGTCTTGGCATCTTT GTCCACGCAACCCTGGAGCTGTTCGCGTTAATTGTGGTGGTCTTTGAACTCTCCATGAAGATGAGGTGGCTGGGCTTCCAAACCTTTATCAGGCACAAAAGGACTATGGTAAAG ACTTGTGTGCTGTTTGTACAGTTCATCGAGGCCATCGTGGTGCTGGTGCGCCAAACCTCGCACGTGCGCATAACGAGAGCTCTGCGCTGCATCTTCCTGGTGGACTGCCGCTACTGTGGGGCTGTCAGAAG AAATCTGCGACAGATCTTCCAGTCCCTCCCACCATTTATTGACattcttctcctcctgcttttcttcatggTGATTTTTGCCATCCTGG gtttttacttgttttctccTAACCACTCGGATCCG tacttCAATACCCTAGAGAACAGCCTTGTGAATCTCTTCGTGCTTTTGACCACTTCAAA TTTCCCTGATGTGATGATGCCATCTTACGCCCGGAACCCCTGGTCCTGTGTCTTCTTCATAGTGTATCTCTCCATTGAGCTCTACTTCATCATGAACTTG cttcttgcTGTTGTGTTTGACACCTTCAATGACATCGAGAAGAGGAAGTTCAAGTCCTTGCTGCTGCACAAGCGCACGGCCATCCAGCACGCGTACCGCTTGCTGATCACCAAGCAG AGGCCGTCTGGAATTTCCTTCAAGCACTTTGAAGGGCTGTTGCGGTTTTACAAGCCTCGGATGTGTGCCAGAGAGCGCTATCTCACTTTCAAAGCACTGAATCAAAGCAATACTCCTTTAGTCAG tctGAAGGATTTTTACAATTTCTATGAAGTTGTTGGCTTAAAATGGAAG GCAAAACGAAATCGGGAGCACTGGTTTGATGACCTTCCAAGGACAgcattccttatttttaaag GCATCAACATCCTTGTGAAGTCCCGTGCGTTCCAATACACTATGT ataCTGTAGTGGCTGTGAATGGAGTTTGGATTCTTGTTGAAACCTTCATGCTGCAAG GAGGGAATTTCTTCTCCAGAAACGTCCCATGGAGCTACATAGTCTTCCTCACAA TCTATGGCGTGGAGCTGCTCCTGAAGACCACTGGGCTGGGGCCTGTTGAGTACCTGTCCTCAGGTTGGAATCT ctttGACTTCTCAGTCACCCTGTTTGCATTTTTGGGGCTCATGGCACTGGCGTTTAACATGGAACCCTTCTACTTCATTGTGGTCTTGCGACCCCTTCAGCTGCTGAG GctatttaaactgaagaaacGCTACAGAAATGTGCTGGACACTATGTTTGAGTTGTTCCCCCGGATGGCCAG CCTGGGTTTAACCCTGCTGATCTTCTACTACTGCTTTGCCATTGTTGGCATGGAGTTCTTTGCTGGCGTGGTCTACCCAAACTGCTGCAA CACAAGCACAGTTGCAGATGCCTACCGCTGGGTGAATCATACGGTTGGCAACAAGACGGTTGTGGAGGAAGGTTATTACTATCTCAACAACTTCGACAACATTTTGAACAGCTTTG TGACGCTGTTTGAGCTGACGGTCGTCAACGACTGGTACATCATCATG GAAGGGGTGACATCCCAAACCACTCACTGGAGCCGTCTTTACTTCATGATCTTCTATATTGTGACCATG GTGGTGATGACCATCATCGTGGCTTTTATTCTGGATGCTTTTGTCTTCCGCATGAACTACACTCGGAAGAACCAGGATTCAGAAG AAGACAACGGCAttgtgctggagaaggagaTCTCCAAGGAGGAAGTGATTGGCATCATCGAGCTGTACAAGCGGATTTCAGCTGCCACGGaaacagctcagctgcagaagaTCGTTTTGCAGATGGACAAATACGGG CAAATGTCAGCAGTGTTTCTGGGACGCAGATCAAGGACCAAGAGTGATTTGAGTATGAAGATGTATGAGGAGGAGATCCAG GAATGGTATGAGGAGCATTCCAGAAAAGAGGAAACTCAGACACCATTGCAAGAGCCTGCATCTGCTTCCAACAGCTCTCTGAAGCCTGTGAGCCTCCGACAACGATCCCAGACTGTCATTTAG
- the SLC8B1 gene encoding mitochondrial sodium/calcium exchanger protein isoform X1: MGQGAVGPAGVLGLAGVLGLAGAQPTGPPPLLLDPGRTVPPGRDAPSHGRDLDVMLGGAETQQLRVVPLHLEQPRLPAGRRLPQLPGGGLLHLPPPAPAPRRHPLCSLAAVPVRHPWSDSREVLLPQLIGHLYQPEAVSQRGSVTFLAFGNGAPDVFSAVVAFSNPRTAGLAIGAVFGAGVFVTTVLAGGIALVKPFTAASRPFLRDVIFYMLAVFLTFLVLYFGRITLGEALGYLGLYIFYVLTVVLCTWIHRWRRGDGPVPPGPWEPEMPTDAEEPESSGTNSGDYGEEYRPLLPSREPSLRILTTALSPLDLRKWRRKPWYWRLFKVLKVPVELVLLLTVPVVDPDKDDLNWKRPLNCLHIVTSPLLCILTLKSGTYGLYQIQGIFPVWGLVTLVGSALAIIIFITTTNEEPPKYHCVFAFLGFLASAMWINAAATELVNILQTLGIIFQLSNTVLGLTLLAWGNSIGDTFSDLTMARQGYPRMAFSACFGGIIFNILVGVGLGCLLQMTSSQLVVKLEPDSLLVWVLAGALGLSLVFSFVWVPAQCFQLGKAYGICLILCYLAFLCVALLTEFRVIRVSAV, translated from the exons TGCTGGGAGGTGCGGAAACACAACAGCTCCGAGTGGTGCCGCTTCATCTGGAGCAACCCCGACTGCCGGCTGGACGGCGGCTTCCTCAACTACCTGGAGGGGGTCTTCTGCACCTTCCCCCCCCGGCTCCTGCCCCTCGCCGTCACCCTCTAT GCTCTCTGGCTGCTGTACCTGTTCGTCATCCTTGGAGTGACAGCAGAGAAGTT CTTCTGCCCCAACTTATCGGCCATCTCTACCAACCTGAAGCTGTCTCACAACGTGGCA GTGTCACCTTCCTGGCCTTTGGCAATGGGGCACCAGATGTCTTCAGTGCTGTGGTGGCCTTCTCCAACCCACGGACAGCAGGGCTGGCCATTGGGGCTGTGTTTG GTGCTGGTGTGTTTGTGACCACAGTCCTGGCTGGTGGCATCGCCCTGGTCAAGCCCTTCACAGCCGCCTCCAGGCCCTTCCTTAGGGATGTCATCTTCTACATGCTGGCTGTCTTCCTCACCTTCCTGGTCCTCTACTTTGGCAGGATCACACTGGGAGAGGCTCTGG GTTACCTGGGGCTGTACATCTTCTATGTCCTCACCGTGGTGCTGTGCACATGGATTCACCGGTGGCGGCGGGGTGATGGGCCGGTCCCCCCCGGACCCTGGGAGCCAG agATGCCAACGGATGCTGAAGAACCAGAGTCCTCGGGCACAAACAGTGGGGACTATG GTGAGGAGTACCGGCCTCTGCTCCCCTCGCGGGAGCCCTCCCTGCGCATCCTCACCACTGCCCTCAGCCCCCTGGACCTCCGCAAGTGGAGGAGGAAGCCCTGGTACTGGCGGCTCTTCAAGGTCCTCAAG GTGCcagtggagctggtgctgctgctcactgTTCCTGTTGTGGACCCTGACAAGGATGACCTGAACTGGAAGAGACCCCTCAACTGCCTGCACATCGTCACCAGCCCCCTGCTCTGCATCCTTACCCTCAAGTCGGGCACAT ATGGGCTGTACCAGATCCAGGGCATCTTCCCAGTCTGGGGACTGGTCACACTGGTTGGCTCTGCCCTGgccatcatcatcttcatcaccACAACCAATGAGGAGCCACCCAAGTACCACTGC GTATTTGCCTTCCTTGGGTTTCTGGCCAGCGCCATGTGGATCAACGCTGCGGCCACGGAGCTGGTGAACATCCTCCAGACCCTGGGCATCATCTTCCAGCTGAGCAACACCGTGCTGGGCTTGACACTGCTGGCCTGGGGCAACAGCATCGGGG ACACGTTCTCGGACCTCACCATGGCACGGCAGGGCTATCCCCGCATGGCCTTCTCTGCCTGCTTCGGGGGCATCATCTTCA ACATCCTGGTTGGTGTGGGACTCGGGTGTCTGCTGCAGATGACCAGCAGCCAGCTGGTGGTGAAG CTGGAGCCTGACAGCCTCCTGGTGTGGGTGCTGGCCGGGGCCCTGGGGCTGAGCTTGGTCTTCTCCTTCGTGTGGGTGCCCGCGCAGTGCTTCCAGCTGGGCAAGGCCTATGGCATCTGCCTCATCCTCTGCTACCTGGCCTTCCTCTGCGTGGCCCTGCTCACTGAGTTCAGGGTGATCCGGGTCTCTGCAGTGTGA
- the SLC8B1 gene encoding mitochondrial sodium/calcium exchanger protein isoform X2: MGQGAVGPAGVLGLAGVLGLAGAQPTGPPPLLLDPGRTVPPGRDAPSHGRDLDCWEVRKHNSSEWCRFIWSNPDCRLDGGFLNYLEGVFCTFPPRLLPLAVTLYALWLLYLFVILGVTAEKFFCPNLSAISTNLKLSHNVAGVTFLAFGNGAPDVFSAVVAFSNPRTAGLAIGAVFGAGVFVTTVLAGGIALVKPFTAASRPFLRDVIFYMLAVFLTFLVLYFGRITLGEALGYLGLYIFYVLTVVLCTWIHRWRRGDGPVPPGPWEPEMPTDAEEPESSGTNSGDYGEEYRPLLPSREPSLRILTTALSPLDLRKWRRKPWYWRLFKVLKVPVELVLLLTVPVVDPDKDDLNWKRPLNCLHIVTSPLLCILTLKSGTYGLYQIQGIFPVWGLVTLVGSALAIIIFITTTNEEPPKYHCVFAFLGFLASAMWINAAATELVNILQTLGIIFQLSNTVLGLTLLAWGNSIGDTFSDLTMARQGYPRMAFSACFGGIIFNILVGVGLGCLLQMTSSQLVVKLEPDSLLVWVLAGALGLSLVFSFVWVPAQCFQLGKAYGICLILCYLAFLCVALLTEFRVIRVSAV; encoded by the exons TGCTGGGAGGTGCGGAAACACAACAGCTCCGAGTGGTGCCGCTTCATCTGGAGCAACCCCGACTGCCGGCTGGACGGCGGCTTCCTCAACTACCTGGAGGGGGTCTTCTGCACCTTCCCCCCCCGGCTCCTGCCCCTCGCCGTCACCCTCTAT GCTCTCTGGCTGCTGTACCTGTTCGTCATCCTTGGAGTGACAGCAGAGAAGTT CTTCTGCCCCAACTTATCGGCCATCTCTACCAACCTGAAGCTGTCTCACAACGTGGCA GGTGTCACCTTCCTGGCCTTTGGCAATGGGGCACCAGATGTCTTCAGTGCTGTGGTGGCCTTCTCCAACCCACGGACAGCAGGGCTGGCCATTGGGGCTGTGTTTG GTGCTGGTGTGTTTGTGACCACAGTCCTGGCTGGTGGCATCGCCCTGGTCAAGCCCTTCACAGCCGCCTCCAGGCCCTTCCTTAGGGATGTCATCTTCTACATGCTGGCTGTCTTCCTCACCTTCCTGGTCCTCTACTTTGGCAGGATCACACTGGGAGAGGCTCTGG GTTACCTGGGGCTGTACATCTTCTATGTCCTCACCGTGGTGCTGTGCACATGGATTCACCGGTGGCGGCGGGGTGATGGGCCGGTCCCCCCCGGACCCTGGGAGCCAG agATGCCAACGGATGCTGAAGAACCAGAGTCCTCGGGCACAAACAGTGGGGACTATG GTGAGGAGTACCGGCCTCTGCTCCCCTCGCGGGAGCCCTCCCTGCGCATCCTCACCACTGCCCTCAGCCCCCTGGACCTCCGCAAGTGGAGGAGGAAGCCCTGGTACTGGCGGCTCTTCAAGGTCCTCAAG GTGCcagtggagctggtgctgctgctcactgTTCCTGTTGTGGACCCTGACAAGGATGACCTGAACTGGAAGAGACCCCTCAACTGCCTGCACATCGTCACCAGCCCCCTGCTCTGCATCCTTACCCTCAAGTCGGGCACAT ATGGGCTGTACCAGATCCAGGGCATCTTCCCAGTCTGGGGACTGGTCACACTGGTTGGCTCTGCCCTGgccatcatcatcttcatcaccACAACCAATGAGGAGCCACCCAAGTACCACTGC GTATTTGCCTTCCTTGGGTTTCTGGCCAGCGCCATGTGGATCAACGCTGCGGCCACGGAGCTGGTGAACATCCTCCAGACCCTGGGCATCATCTTCCAGCTGAGCAACACCGTGCTGGGCTTGACACTGCTGGCCTGGGGCAACAGCATCGGGG ACACGTTCTCGGACCTCACCATGGCACGGCAGGGCTATCCCCGCATGGCCTTCTCTGCCTGCTTCGGGGGCATCATCTTCA ACATCCTGGTTGGTGTGGGACTCGGGTGTCTGCTGCAGATGACCAGCAGCCAGCTGGTGGTGAAG CTGGAGCCTGACAGCCTCCTGGTGTGGGTGCTGGCCGGGGCCCTGGGGCTGAGCTTGGTCTTCTCCTTCGTGTGGGTGCCCGCGCAGTGCTTCCAGCTGGGCAAGGCCTATGGCATCTGCCTCATCCTCTGCTACCTGGCCTTCCTCTGCGTGGCCCTGCTCACTGAGTTCAGGGTGATCCGGGTCTCTGCAGTGTGA